In Actinoplanes derwentensis, the following proteins share a genomic window:
- a CDS encoding AAA family ATPase: protein MRPLRLDMAGFTVFRDQTTVDFTDADYFALVGPTGSGKSTVLDAICFALYGTVPRWGGARGIGNALAPSSAEARVRLVFESAGDRFVATRVVRRDGRGNVKTAGAGLQLMPPGFDVTKLDTGMDLEDLGEVLAGTPAEMDAAVIEAVGLPYEQFTSCVVLPQGQFADFLHAKPATRQQILINLLGLHVYEGVQSRAAERGKAAEAKLTVVEQQLGALEDATDEAVTAASERLERMRGLTAAVEGAMPGLRAAREAEGTAAGTRDAIDAELTALGSVRTPTGLQEATGAVAAAREAADRAAVDVQAAEESEEKVRGELTAAGDPGRLRVAQDRHTELARLIEQEEWFAGKVSVAEVEHRDAAAAAELAHAHNLGAQQLLEQARQDYRDAQQLDRASALRGHLTAGDACPVCEQTVSVVPEVPRESAVRLAEQAGNLAREESEAAQVRWRERDAVARNAAFDLERKRGQYEHHLSRLAEVRKAVEGLPTVDELQRRLAELSELQRRLEDAGSAVRRAREAQKKAQTVVRGAEEQQRTAWRQFDGVRDGLARFAPPPADRDDLAGAWRALVDWAAGEHGLRRASRDEAEAAVRAAHQATVHAHDAIVRLFTEAGVTVTERDEASLIRAATVTAERAEAAWQRLTERREQARAAREQRAELLSASRVAKSLAGHLRANNFERWLLEEALDLLVDGASRILRELTGGQYELMHEKGEFFVIDHHDAGLRRGVRTLSGGETFQASLALALALSEQLAGMSTTAASLESIVLDEGFGTLDAATLDVVAATLENLAARGDRMVGLVTHVHALAERVPVRFEVHKDARTAHVERVGL, encoded by the coding sequence AGTCGACGGTGCTCGACGCGATCTGTTTCGCCCTCTACGGGACGGTGCCCCGCTGGGGCGGCGCCCGCGGGATCGGCAACGCCCTGGCCCCGTCGTCGGCCGAGGCCCGGGTGCGCCTGGTCTTCGAGTCGGCCGGGGACCGGTTCGTGGCGACCCGGGTGGTCCGCCGGGACGGCCGGGGCAACGTGAAGACCGCCGGAGCGGGACTGCAGCTGATGCCGCCCGGGTTCGACGTGACCAAACTCGACACCGGCATGGACCTGGAGGACCTCGGCGAGGTGCTGGCCGGCACGCCCGCCGAGATGGACGCGGCCGTGATCGAGGCGGTCGGTCTGCCGTACGAGCAGTTCACCAGCTGTGTGGTGCTGCCGCAGGGCCAGTTCGCCGACTTCCTGCACGCCAAACCGGCCACCCGGCAGCAGATCCTGATCAACCTGCTCGGCCTGCACGTCTACGAGGGTGTGCAGAGCCGGGCCGCCGAGCGGGGCAAGGCCGCCGAGGCCAAGCTGACCGTGGTGGAGCAGCAGCTCGGCGCGCTGGAGGACGCCACCGACGAGGCGGTCACCGCGGCGAGCGAGCGGCTGGAGCGGATGCGCGGGCTCACCGCGGCGGTCGAGGGCGCGATGCCGGGGCTGCGGGCCGCCCGCGAGGCCGAGGGGACCGCCGCCGGGACACGGGACGCGATCGACGCGGAGCTGACGGCGCTCGGCTCGGTGCGTACCCCCACGGGTTTGCAAGAGGCGACCGGTGCGGTCGCCGCGGCGCGGGAGGCGGCCGACCGGGCCGCCGTCGACGTGCAGGCTGCCGAGGAGTCCGAGGAGAAGGTGCGCGGCGAGCTGACCGCCGCCGGTGACCCCGGCCGGTTGCGGGTGGCGCAGGACCGGCACACCGAGCTGGCCCGGCTGATCGAGCAGGAGGAGTGGTTCGCCGGCAAGGTGTCGGTCGCCGAGGTCGAGCACCGGGACGCGGCGGCCGCCGCCGAGCTGGCCCACGCCCACAACCTGGGTGCTCAGCAGTTGCTGGAGCAGGCCCGGCAGGACTACCGGGACGCCCAGCAGCTGGACCGGGCGTCGGCGCTGCGCGGTCACCTGACCGCCGGGGACGCCTGCCCGGTCTGCGAGCAGACCGTTTCGGTGGTGCCCGAGGTGCCGCGGGAATCCGCGGTGCGGCTGGCCGAGCAGGCCGGCAACCTGGCCCGGGAGGAGTCCGAGGCGGCGCAGGTCCGCTGGCGCGAACGCGACGCGGTGGCCCGCAACGCGGCGTTCGACCTGGAGCGCAAACGCGGGCAGTACGAGCATCACCTGTCCCGGCTGGCCGAGGTCCGCAAAGCCGTCGAGGGTCTGCCCACGGTGGACGAGTTGCAGCGCCGGCTGGCCGAACTGAGCGAGTTGCAGCGTCGGCTGGAGGACGCCGGATCGGCGGTTCGCCGGGCCCGGGAGGCGCAGAAGAAGGCGCAGACGGTGGTCCGGGGCGCGGAGGAGCAGCAGCGGACGGCGTGGCGGCAGTTCGACGGGGTGCGCGACGGGCTGGCACGGTTCGCCCCGCCGCCGGCCGACCGCGACGACCTGGCCGGCGCCTGGCGGGCCCTGGTCGACTGGGCCGCCGGTGAGCACGGGCTCCGGAGAGCGAGCCGGGACGAGGCCGAGGCGGCCGTCCGGGCCGCCCACCAGGCGACGGTGCACGCCCACGACGCGATCGTGCGGTTGTTCACCGAGGCCGGGGTGACCGTCACGGAACGCGACGAGGCGTCGCTGATCCGGGCCGCCACCGTCACCGCCGAGCGGGCCGAGGCGGCCTGGCAGCGGCTGACCGAGCGGCGCGAGCAGGCCCGGGCCGCCCGGGAGCAGCGGGCCGAGCTGTTGAGCGCGAGCCGGGTCGCGAAGTCGCTGGCCGGGCATCTGCGGGCCAACAACTTCGAGCGCTGGCTGCTGGAGGAAGCCCTCGATCTGCTGGTCGACGGCGCCTCCCGGATCCTGCGGGAGCTGACCGGCGGGCAGTACGAGCTGATGCACGAGAAGGGCGAGTTCTTCGTCATCGACCACCACGACGCCGGTCTGCGGCGCGGGGTGCGGACCCTGTCCGGTGGCGAGACCTTCCAGGCCTCCCTCGCGCTGGCGCTGGCCCTGTCCGAGCAGCTGGCCGGGATGAGCACCACCGCGGCCAGCCTGGAGTCGATCGTGCTGGACGAGGGGTTCGGCACCCTGGACGCCGCCACCCTGGACGTGGTCGCGGCGACTCTGGAGAACCTGGCGGCCCGCGGCGACCGGATGGTCGGCCTGGTCACCCACGTGCACGCGCTGGCCGAGCGGGTGCCGGTCCGGTTCGAGGTGCACAAGGACGCGCGTACCGCCCACGTCGAGAGGGTCGGCCTGTGA
- a CDS encoding sigma-70 family RNA polymerase sigma factor has product MHAVAEDRLTPERVLVMARQHSGGRWQALDGGGNQRDEGTVIPKQGPRHQSAPSSAPSHEDTLVKMLYEEHAGPLLMFVLRLTGGDRQRAEDIVQETLLRAWRNAHRLGAQGQQSLRPWLVTVARRIAIDEHRSANARPAETYDRELESFPTTSDETDKVLQSMTVSDALRQLSHSHREILIETYFRGRTVPEAAESLNLPLGTAKSRVYYALRALRTALQQRGVTE; this is encoded by the coding sequence ATGCATGCGGTGGCCGAGGATCGGCTCACGCCGGAGAGGGTGCTTGTGATGGCACGGCAACACTCCGGTGGTAGGTGGCAGGCTCTCGACGGTGGTGGAAACCAGCGGGACGAGGGCACGGTGATCCCGAAGCAGGGTCCGCGGCATCAGTCGGCTCCGAGTAGCGCGCCGAGTCACGAGGACACTCTCGTGAAGATGCTGTACGAAGAGCACGCCGGCCCCTTGCTGATGTTCGTCCTGCGGTTGACCGGTGGAGACCGGCAGCGCGCGGAGGACATCGTGCAGGAGACGCTGCTGAGGGCGTGGCGCAACGCGCACCGCCTCGGCGCGCAGGGTCAGCAGTCGCTGAGGCCGTGGCTGGTGACGGTAGCCCGTCGCATCGCCATCGACGAGCATCGCAGCGCCAACGCCCGCCCCGCCGAGACGTACGATCGGGAGCTGGAGAGCTTCCCGACGACGTCCGACGAGACCGACAAGGTTCTGCAGTCGATGACCGTGTCGGACGCGCTCCGGCAGCTCAGCCATTCGCATCGGGAGATCCTCATCGAGACGTACTTCCGCGGCCGTACCGTCCCGGAGGCCGCAGAGTCGCTCAACCTGCCGCTCGGTACCGCCAAGTCCCGGGTCTACTACGCACTGCGTGCCCTGCGCACCGCGCTCCAGCAGCGGGGGGTGACGGAATGA
- a CDS encoding zf-HC2 domain-containing protein, which translates to MTQDQHYDVASYALGILDDRDAARFEDHLIECAQCAYELESFVEVADVLSTVDGEAFVAAEQAERDATVLHKMLSEVGAERQRANSRRLYTLAAGVVAFAALSVGALFAGGQWLGSGSAGTPETTAQGSQSQLDPLPNGDLGIGGTKLPGDNYTGTDTRTNVSAVVGLLKKDYGTQVSFAVGGIDGGPKTCALYVVRTDGVKVKVTDWTVPEGDGWGTAANPTPLMLQAATAVPRDQIAHVQIDEVAANGSTKSLVRVP; encoded by the coding sequence ATGACGCAGGACCAGCACTACGACGTCGCCTCGTACGCCCTCGGCATCCTCGACGATCGGGACGCGGCGCGTTTCGAGGACCACCTGATCGAGTGCGCCCAGTGCGCCTACGAGCTGGAGTCCTTCGTCGAGGTGGCGGACGTCCTCTCGACGGTCGACGGTGAGGCCTTCGTGGCGGCCGAGCAGGCCGAGCGGGACGCCACCGTGCTGCACAAGATGCTCAGCGAGGTGGGTGCCGAGCGTCAGCGTGCCAACAGTCGCCGGCTCTACACGCTGGCCGCCGGTGTGGTGGCCTTCGCGGCGCTCTCGGTCGGTGCGCTCTTCGCCGGTGGCCAGTGGCTCGGTTCGGGCTCGGCCGGTACGCCGGAGACCACCGCGCAGGGCAGTCAGAGTCAGCTCGACCCGCTGCCGAACGGTGACCTCGGCATCGGCGGGACGAAGCTGCCGGGTGACAACTACACCGGCACCGACACCCGTACCAACGTCAGTGCCGTCGTGGGTCTGCTGAAGAAGGACTACGGCACACAGGTCTCCTTCGCGGTCGGTGGCATCGACGGCGGCCCCAAGACGTGCGCGCTGTACGTGGTGCGTACCGACGGGGTCAAGGTGAAGGTCACCGACTGGACCGTGCCCGAGGGTGACGGGTGGGGCACCGCCGCCAACCCGACTCCGCTGATGCTCCAGGCGGCCACCGCGGTTCCGCGTGACCAGATCGCGCACGTGCAGATCGACGAGGTCGCCGCGAACGGGTCGACCAAGTCTTTGGTTCGCGTTCCGTAA
- a CDS encoding COG4315 family predicted lipoprotein: protein MVVGAALAAVFALSACAPTGAAVADYGNAAEPASNDVAATPEAEATAAADPEAESTAEPAAPGDEANVPEISEELTTTSLTSKKVKLMGTTVQDQDGFVLYRFDKDEDDPAKSNCNGDCAKIWPAALTNDGEPTLKGVDKSLVGTVTRADGTKQLTLKGWPLYRYIGDKKPGQWKGQNVSGTWFVIQPNGTKNLTCLPAVSKPVAPPADDTSGDAGSDAESGSEYSY, encoded by the coding sequence ATGGTCGTAGGCGCGGCACTGGCGGCGGTGTTCGCTCTGTCCGCATGCGCCCCGACCGGAGCGGCCGTGGCCGACTACGGTAACGCCGCCGAGCCCGCTTCCAACGATGTGGCGGCGACGCCTGAGGCTGAGGCGACCGCTGCCGCCGACCCCGAGGCGGAGTCGACTGCCGAGCCCGCCGCACCGGGTGACGAGGCGAACGTCCCCGAGATCAGCGAAGAGCTGACCACCACCTCGCTCACCTCGAAGAAGGTGAAGCTGATGGGCACCACCGTCCAGGATCAGGACGGCTTCGTGCTCTACCGCTTCGACAAGGACGAGGACGACCCGGCGAAGTCGAACTGCAACGGCGACTGCGCCAAGATCTGGCCGGCCGCGCTCACCAACGACGGGGAGCCGACGCTCAAGGGCGTCGACAAGTCCCTCGTCGGTACGGTGACCCGCGCTGACGGCACCAAGCAGCTGACCCTCAAGGGCTGGCCGCTCTACCGCTACATCGGCGACAAGAAGCCGGGGCAGTGGAAGGGCCAGAACGTCAGCGGCACCTGGTTCGTGATTCAGCCGAACGGCACCAAGAACCTCACCTGCCTGCCCGCCGTGTCGAAGCCGGTCGCCCCGCCGGCCGACGACACCTCCGGCGACGCGGGTAGCGACGCCGAGTCGGGCAGCGAATACAGCTACTGA
- a CDS encoding DUF4142 domain-containing protein: MRTRRTPRWLVGTLAMSLAFIMAPAGVAHAADEPVPVPPNTGLTTKGTGVISAADSDFIIKVRLAGLWEIPAGNMAQEKSEDPNVVKIGKAIAEQHVALDSLDRKVAKQLGISLPNVPNGDQQVWLNEMKNAATPQQFDQIFIDRLRAAHGKIFPAIGTIRATTRNDSVRKLAQQTNQFVMTHMTLLESSGIVDYAALPTAPAPAAAGQGPVPIDNQMMLQAQEGQNIPGLSNTVILLILAAALVVGVVTTMRIFRAR, translated from the coding sequence ATGAGGACCCGCCGAACCCCCCGATGGCTGGTCGGCACCCTGGCTATGTCCCTGGCGTTCATCATGGCGCCGGCCGGGGTGGCTCACGCCGCTGACGAGCCCGTGCCCGTGCCGCCGAACACCGGACTGACGACCAAGGGCACCGGCGTGATCAGCGCCGCGGACAGTGACTTCATCATCAAGGTCCGCCTGGCGGGCCTCTGGGAGATCCCGGCCGGCAACATGGCCCAGGAGAAGTCCGAAGACCCGAACGTCGTGAAGATCGGCAAGGCGATCGCCGAGCAGCACGTCGCGCTCGACAGCCTGGACCGTAAGGTCGCCAAGCAGCTCGGCATCAGCCTGCCGAACGTGCCGAACGGTGACCAGCAGGTCTGGCTGAACGAGATGAAGAACGCCGCGACCCCGCAGCAGTTCGACCAGATCTTCATCGACCGGCTGCGGGCCGCGCACGGCAAGATCTTCCCGGCGATCGGTACCATCCGCGCCACCACGCGCAACGACTCGGTCCGCAAGCTCGCCCAGCAGACCAACCAGTTCGTGATGACGCACATGACCTTGCTGGAGAGCAGCGGAATCGTCGACTACGCCGCGCTTCCCACCGCGCCGGCGCCGGCCGCTGCCGGACAGGGCCCGGTGCCCATCGACAACCAGATGATGCTCCAGGCGCAGGAGGGCCAGAACATTCCTGGCCTCAGCAACACGGTAATCCTGTTGATCCTCGCTGCCGCCCTGGTGGTCGGGGTTGTTACGACCATGCGCATCTTCCGCGCACGGTAG